The genomic DNA GTGGAACATTCTCCCCTGCCCCATCTTGACCAAGATTGAGGATTCTGTCATAGAgacaaaattctgctttcatcCAGACTCTGGTCACCACCTGCCAAAGTGTATGACTTGTGGTTATTGATTACTCTTTCCCTCTCAATTATCTCACTGGGATATATTAATCACAAGCATAaatccacagggaaaaattcagttatgattattattaatttacccaccattttttcttctttcttacctgattttatctcttttttcaCAGTTCTCTGTGAAACATTTCCCCCATTCCTTTTTCCCCATGGACAGGAAGATTATTCTTGCTAAataagagggaagaaaaatacaagattaACGCTTTGCTTACATGAGAATCATAAGatgtggggttgttttgttgaAGACAGTAAGACAGTAAAGTCACCCTGTAGCCCCAAAGCCATGTTTGGGCAAAGAGTAAGGAGCATGCTGTGATGCCACATCCTGCCGAgacacagctgcagcaacagCCCTGCAGCATGCTCTCACCTCCATGGGAATCTCAGGTCCAGCCTTATCCTACCCCTCAGACTGTGGGGAGGGGCGAGGGGCATAGATCTGTTTTTTGGAGAAGTTCCCAGCAGTGAGAAAGCAGCTCTTCCAGAGTATCTGCTTTCCAGGCCATGGATGGGCTGGGGTAACTGCTGGCTCATACGATGCTTTGGTGCTGTCAGGCTCAGTGCTGCCTCCATTGATCTTCACCCAGGTCCTTTCTCTGGGTGTgattccctcctgctcctgcccaggctgaCTGGTCTCTCTCTTCACCTGCCAGCACCCTCCCCTGCCTCAGTGGCACTGTCATTTGAAGCGTGTCCTAGTTATCCTTTTCCCTCATTCACTTCTTCCTGCCTTCCATGTTTCCCTCTCATTTCTCTAATTCCATTCAGGCCACATTTTTGCTAccctctgttttctctcattctttcaTTTTAGATATGATAGCATTTTCCTTCAGCAAATTTGCAGCTCTTGAGGTCAGCCACCAAGGACAAATGCACGTGGGATTTAAAAGGACAGGAAGTGCTTTTGATATGACATCCTCAAAGGAGAATTgtaatgcttttgaaaatgggGAACACAGGTTCGTATCTGTGAACCAGGCACAGTCAGTCAAGCTTGAGCCCCGAACTatccacaaaacaaacagaataaattcATGCTGCAGCAGCATATTTTTTGCTTAGACAGCTCATGCTGGAGTTTTCAAGGAGACTGAAGAATAAAGTCTGACAGAAGAGGAAATAGTCATTTTGTCAATAGACACATACGGAGAAATAGCAAGGATAAGGCAAAATTATAGATCAAATGTTTAAAGAATGTGACTCCAAAATAATCCACCGTATTTCCTCTAGATATCACAGGCTATTTCTTCCCCTTCTATTGGTGTCAGTTTGGCAACTTTCAGTTAAAATTTACTGTGCCGGTCAAAACTGGGGACAAAACAAGAGTGTTTTCAGTGTCACTATAACCGTTTGCATGCCATGAGCACTACTGAGGCAGCTAGAATGAGAGATGCTTCAAGCCCACACTGCTACACAGCTATTTCTGGAGTAAAATACAGCTACTGATGCAGGTCATACATAGCCAGCTAGGTGATAATGTGCTCGACTGAAGCTTTGCAAGTTTTCTCTTAGGATGGTATACAGAACTGCTCATGGAGTTATTCCTGGCAGTGAACACTGGAAATGTGAGGAGCACCTCAGTGTCCACCTAATGCTTACAGCCTTGTTTTTGTGGTTGGCACTTAACTTTTTGAAAAAGGTTGTCTTGTTTAAGTTAATGGGGTATTTAGCTGTTAGACTGGCAGAATTCTGCAGGAATAATTACCAGATTTGACACTGTTCACTGGAATTAGGCATAAAATCACTGCTGGTAACATTTACAGTTGGCACAAACAGTAGCAGGGAGGTCTATATTGATGAGATGAGCACAATTCTCCTTAGGGATCTCCTCCACTTGATAATTTAGTTACTCAGTCCAAAGCCAAATCTGAAGTTCCACATTTCAGGGTAGAGAGTGCAGCCAGCATTTCAGCTGTCCTCAGAAAGAGAGGCTCAAAAAATACCTGGGAACCAAGTGAGTGAGGGGTTGAACATGAACTCCTGGGATGTTGCTGGGTGGAAATCTCTTAATGCAAATCTTGAAGACAGTAAAAAGGAGCAATGAGTGAGAGTGGaaggtgattttattttttgatatGATGCCAGTGAACTAAGTGCTGAAGTCCAGTATTTAATGGCAAGGTGCAGACTTAAGAAGGATCTCAGAGTGCtgaagggagagcagagcaccAGAAATAACTGGAGCAGTGAAATtcaagtttccagaattccaacaggACTTGAAGGACTTTAGCTCCTTTAAATTGTCAAAAAGAAGGCTGAGAGATGTCATAATTAGAATGGAGGAGCCTCTTCAGAGTGAGAAGGCACTCATGTAAAAAAGGTTTTCACCACTTGGAGAATAGGCATCCTCACTGCCATGAATGGGGGCTGAAGtgagacaaaattaaaaaggtaatttgtaaatttaaaaaaaccaaaaatcatcACAAACTTCATCACCAAGTTCTTAATTTCAAAAGGAATTGCaagtttctcatttcttttagACTATCAGTTAAAACAGCCTGGAAGATGAAAATGAGCTTTTACCAGCCACTGGTTTCTGGCCTGTCCATAGGATGGCAGAGTGAAATCACATTGCCTGTGAGACACAGGAGCTATGAGGAGAAGGCACAGTGTCTTCCAGTCTTAAGGTGTAAATGGAAATTGGGTTGTAGTATAAGCTGGACGTTTGGGACCCAGCATAACTATGCAAAGTTATAAGAGAAATTGCTGTGACTACCTGTAAGGGCTGAAGAACTGCCTGATTGTTTATAGTATAGTAAGAATCCCTGCCACTAGTGGATGGCTGGTGGGTGAGTCCTGCTATCGGGTGTGCTTGTATCCAGAGGCCAGCAAAAGCAGCGAGCCAACATTGGCAAAACAGAGGCACCAGAGTTTCAGGTTAGGCATTCAAAAACCTGGGCGGGTGGAATCAGTTTGACCGTCTCTGAGTGTGGCCCTTCCTCCTCCTATTAAGTGGGGATCTCCTTTAGAACAAGGATAGCCAGACTGCCTTGGCCTCTGCCTTGAGGAATTAATTTGTTCTATGTACCTATCAAGAGAAAGGGGACCTAGAGTCATAAGCACAGTTTGCTTATGCAGAAATGTGTTGTTCTCGTTTGTTAGCATCCGTGTTACATTTTGAATATACCTTCTAAGGAAAAGTCAGGGTTTGAGggaaagtaaatttttttcattcttggtAACCCCCAGTGCAGTCACTTTCAGGCTCACTTAGGGTGGTTACCAGCTACAACTTACCTACCTACCAGTGTCCTAAATCTGGTCACTTCTGAGGAGTCAGGGGAGGGATCAGAGACCAAAACCCTGACCACCAGCAGCCCTTTGCTCCTGCCACCAGAGCACGCTCGGCCCCAGATATTGAGCAGGAGATGTGCCAGGCTGTGCACGCCCCATCGACTCTCTCTCCACCTCTTTACACTAGGCAAGATTAACAGCCTAAATCTGCACACTCCTACAACACAGCACGTTTGAATGGTTTTAATTATGGTTGCTGCAGCCAGGACCTGACCTGCCTGCTGTTgagccaggaggagctgggtaGGTGTGCCTGTGCAAAGGAAGCTCCACCTCAGCCCTTGCAAACCTGCTTTTGATCTTGGGCATCTGCCATCAGAGGGTGCCTTTGAAGGCAATTGCCCTTTCAGCCACTGCCTGAATGTTTTATCATTTGCAAGCTGAGTTTCTTAAAGGAGAAGTAATCAAAATGTTGCCAGCCTGGAAACTCCTGTCTCCTACAGGTGTCAATTGAAATTCCAGTTCTCCATCGGCAGTTAGGGATTTCCAGACTATTTTCCAGTGACTGTGGCCACAAATTAAATAGCATCTATCATTTTAGTGTCTCAGAGTGCTCCACACCACCAGACAGCAAACAAACCATATGGAGGTGACTGAGTGGTACACAGGTCCTTTGCTCTGTCTGAGCTTTCTAGAAATGATGGGCCAGGAAAATcaaacacagagcagtgctgttgAGCTGACTAACTGCCTGGGgccagggacagctcagggcaggCTATCCCTAAACCTTGTAACCTTATCCCTTCCCACAAGGTTCATAAAACCTATACACCCACAGCCCTCCTCACTTGTGGCACCTCTCATTCATggcattttcttcattcatgCTGAGATCTGCTGaagaatttggaaaatatttcttggttACTGCTTTTAAGTGTTCTAAGGGTTAAATGAATTTTGGCATGTGATTTTGGATGGTTTCAGTAAGAATTATCAGGAATTTCCAATCCAGTCAGGTGCAATGAGAAGGGAGGCCTCTGAATGCAGTTCAGCAGCATGCCAGAGACTACTAGCAAGATGTTATTAACAGCATGTGTATTTAACACTACTTGAAATTCATAAACAGTGATACtgacagctcagctgtgctgcttcatGGCATTCCATTCATAACAGGAGATTTTTACAATTTGTACTGTTATCATAGCAGGTTGGGACCTTTTTGGTGAAACATTTGAGTTGACAAATCCATTCCTCTTCACAATACGTGgttgtagaatcacagaacagtttgtattggaagggaccttcaaagCTCCCGTGGTTCCAGccctttgccatgggcagggacttgtttcactagaccaggttgctcaaagcatgtccaacttggccttgacCACTTCCAATGATGGTGCATCCACACCTTCTCTGGACAACTTGTGCCTTATTTAATCTGTCAGGATGTTTCTCAGGTCGATGCTGGAAGCAAACCTGAAGCAAAGCCCGAAGCAAAGCCCCCCAcaagcaggagaggaaagaCATCTCTCTTGGTTTGGGTTAGAGAACCAAGCCCCTAGCTTGCAGAGAAAGTACCTGGCAACTGAGCCTCCATCTATTCTAGTCTCTCTTTGGCTCTGGCTTTCTGTCAGGTTCtctgtctttgctttcttcAATTATGTTTCTCTATTAAGATTTTTCAGGGGTTATGCATTTATTCCACATCAAAACAACACAGATCCCACAGCATTCCTCAAAGAATGCAACTCCTGTTCACTGGCTAGCCCAGGTTATCATGGAAATTATTAGTTTCCTTAAGCATTTATTGTACTCACCCAGAAATACAAGCTTGCCCTGCTTCAATCTGGAACACTATGCACGGAAAGGAGAAAATTCCACGCAGTACCACAAACATAATTCTTGTAAGAAGGTGGTATGTTAATTAATAAAGTCTGGGAGCCACTGGTTTAACATATTAATGAATTTGTTATGCAGAGAGAGATGAAAAGATATATTTCCTTATTAGATTTTTGAATGTCTGATACCTTTATTGTAGTTATGTTCTATTTCGTGTCTTTTCTACAAACATTCTAATAGAGTTTCTAATAGTACAATTGTGTTAGATAATTAGTTCagcaaagagaaggagaaatagGAGGTTGCAGGCCAGATGAATATGGTCAGAACTTGAAACAGGCAGGACAGCTGCCTGGAAGGGGGCAGACCCTGGAAGAGAGGTCCTTTTATAACTGAGGACCTGCAGAGACTGGGCTTTGCTTAGGAACAACAGCAGGAGTGACCCAGTGGGTCAGAAAAGCTAGGTGAAAAAACTTGTCTTTTTTACCAAAGAATTTTGAACGTGAAGGCCCTGCTGAACTGGACTGGTAGGTGTGTGAATCAGATGTGACAGTGGGCTCTATGGCTGCATGTTTTCACTAATGCAAAGAGGagagaagctgctttttttgcAGGCTGCTGTGAGAATAGTGGAGAAAATCTGTCCTGGGCTGATCCAGCCCTTTCAGTGCAGTGGGTTGAAGGCCATTTTTGAAGTGCCTCCAGAGGATGAATACAGAAATATCATCTTGGACCTGCAAACCTCTGAGCTACTGCCAACCCAGCTGGGTGCTGCTCTATGACTGGTGGAACCAGAGCTATCTCATCCCCCAGAGGGGAGATGGCATTTCATGGAGATAAGCACATTAGGAGGCATTTGCCCACTCTGATATCGCCTCTGATAGCCCTaagcagcagggctggttgAACAACCCCTTGGGCAGAAGCCAGCCTGTGGGTTGGAGGTTGGACCACAGAGAAGCTGTTAGTCAAAGTAAGTGAGATAAAGGAAGGTGGGATTGCAGTGCTTTTGGCAAATAGTTCCCTAACTGGCATGGGACAGGGCCAAGCTGACAGTGCTTCCAAcaagtaatagaaaaaaatgggaatcCTGGAGCAGCATGGGCAACTTAAGCACTCACCTCACATTGGAACTGACTGCTGGGCATTTTTTAGTGGGTCCACTGGCACTGTTCACTGTGTGAGCCATAAGCGATTTTAGATGAGAAGTACCTGCAGAAGCCTGAATGAGAATAAAAATTCATGTGTTGGGATATTGTCCTGCTGTTCCTTCTGCACAGTCTCAATAGTAGAGAGTAGAGAGATGTTAATGTTTAAAGTTTTATTCACATCAGAACACCttcaggggagaagaagaaaaaaaaaaaaaaaaaaaaagatagagcTTCACAGTTCTTCATTACAGTTTATATTCTTACATTATTATAGAAGTTAAAACCTCTAGTTTCATGTCAAGAAGAGACAAAGAGTAAAAGTCAGTAATTTCCAGTGGGTTTGCCATGAGTCAGGAGAGCCTGGGGCTCTGACCTGAGGTGCAATGTACAGCCGGGGCAGAAGCCTACATTGGAGCAGTAACCACACTGAGACTGAGCAGTGGGCATTTGATGAGAGTTTCAAGAGATGAAACTCTCCATGACTGCATATAGACTGCAAGTAGGAGATTCACTCCCAAAACTTCTCTAGTTACTTTTTAGCTGATTTAGGGACTGCCTGAAGCCACCTTGTGGCTTTCCTCTAAGTTTCCTgcaaaaggctgagaaaaacaGCCTTATTCTTACCTATACTGAGTTTTTTCACTGCCCTACCTACAGAAGTTATGTTCCCTTTACTTTATAACCCACTTAGCTTCTCTGCATCTGTTTTAGCTGCTGTAAAGAGAATACAGAAGCCAGAATACAACCCAGAAGAATTATACTTTATTCTGACAGGTGTACAAAAGTTTTGGGataagaatataatttttttttcagattccttCTGGATGAACCAGGAAGAATCTGGAGCGCTAAGTCGCTGCAAATGTATATTGGTGTAGCTtcttaaaaatcaataaaattacTCAGCACTTACACAGTGTCAGATTAAAAGCTATGAAATCAAAACCAAGCCCCATGAAATCTAGTTTTGCAGTGTTCACAGCAAGTCGTAAAACCTTCTGTGGTTACTTATAAGTGGTTCTctgtctcaggaaaaaaaaaaggcttaaatctgaccctgcagctctgcaaagttAGATGCCAATGCTTCCATCTTATTGAGAAGACAGCAAACTCCTCTTTCCAGTGGAGCCATGCTATTATTTCCTGAGTTACAAGATGCTGCTTCTTAAATTCCTTGCTGTTTCAAAATCACTTACTGAAGCTGTAGGTCCAAGATGAGCTTTACTGGGGGAGAAATTTATctgtggagaaagaaagagaagacatTTCCTGAACCTAGCATCTGTTGGCATCTACAGAGCAGTTTGATGCATTAAAGATGGGCCTTTGGGAGAAGGAGTAACAGTGTGCTTCTATTTTTGCATGAAATCAGGCTCAGCAGAGGGCATGATGATGCATGAGTATCAGTGTGTATCTGCTTTCTCACTGTCATTTCCTCAGTtaggagggaggcagaggatggCAGTAACAAAAGGGATGCAAGCAGCCCTCCTCATTACCTACTAGGGCAGTGGGGACTTTTTTCATGCACTCTCTATGGACAGACAGCTGCCAGCCAGTGGTGTAactcatgctgctgctgctctttgcagggACACAACTCTGTTTCCACTAGCTGCTTGGCTCCAAttggcatttttctttataGCTACATGTCCTATGACAATGCAGCTGATTCactgcaccagggctggggtAAGGACTGCAGTCGTGCCCTCTCAGGGGACATAGTGGGAGTACAGGAGTGTgaacccagctctgctcccaacTCGAGTTTGGGGCCTTAAAAGAGGCGAGGGGGTGCTGTTTTaaatattcacacacacacccttAGCTGCAACACTGAAGCTTTCAAGTATTTTAGGTCAGAGCTGGTGTAACCAGCCTGAAGCAATGCTGCATCGTGCTGTAATCCTGACAATTTTTTCAACTAAATATGCTTGAATCTAGTCATTTTACTGATGGCTCATCTCCAAGAAAATGGTGTCGATCATTTGGTAGGTTTCAGGGTTGGATGTGAGTCAGCTCTGAGTCAGGCAGCAGCTTTAGCTGCGTGAAGTGCTGGtcctcctgtgctggcacaaCCAGTGGGGCCATAGCTCTGCAACAGACTCTGCTCCTGAGCCTCCCCAACAGCAGCGTATGGGAACACAAGCACGGGAGACTCACAAAGCAAAGGGGCCATTCCACGGCCCCACACTTTTGGCTGTTCACCGGCTCAGCACTCTCGACCTTTGAAGATGGCAGGGTACGTAAATGATGCTGgtggcaggcagggagaaggagatGGGCACCTATtgtgctccctgcagaggtgcCCGTCTGACCAGGGTGTGGGCACAGCGAGTCACTGCTGCACAAACAACTGCCCTCCCCAGAGCCAGAAGGAAGCAAGGAAAGAGCTTTGTCCAGagccctctgtccccagcagggtgTTTCTGTTTGTATTGACATTTATATTAAGTAGGGTGGTGTCCCAGTTCTCAGGCAGTCAAGAGAAAAGCCAGACACAGCCTTGATGGCAGCAGCCAGTGTGTGTGTTGTGCAAAGCAGCGTGACTGATGGGTTCCTCGctctctctttgtctttctctcCCCTTGCACGGCGGTGCGATTGAAGCAACGCCCCGTGAAACAGTCCCTGAGTGCTTGCATGTGCCGAGAGTCCCACTGGAAatgcctcctcctctccatcctcatGTATGGCTGCCTGGGTGCAGTGGCCTGGTGTCAGCTGGCCAGAGTCACCAAGCTGAGCTTCGATAGCTCCTTCAAGGGCAAGTCTATGATCTACCATGACAGCCCGTGCTCGGACGGCTATGTTTATATCCCACTGGCCTTCCTCTCCATGCTGTATGTGGTGTACCTGGTGgagtgctggcactgccacgTCAAGAGGGAGCTGCAGTACAAGGCAGATGTGGACAGTGTGTACGAGTGCATCAACCGCATGCAGCAGGCCACCCCCTGCATCTGGTGGAAGGCCATCAGCTACCACTTCGTACGGCGAACGCGGCAGGTGACCCGCTACCGCAACGGGGACGCCTACACCACCACACAGGTCTACCACGAGAGGGTCAACACACACGTGGCTGAAGCTGAGTTTGACTACTCTCACTGTGGATACAAGGATATCTCCAAGGAGCTCCTGGGCTTGGAGAGCTATACAGCCACCAAGCTGAGGTTCACCAAGTGCTTCAGCTTTGCCAACATTGAGTCTGAGAACTCTTACCTGACTCAGAGAGCTCATTTCTTCACTGAGATCGAGGGGCTGGATGACTACATGGAGGTGAGGGAAGGCATGCAGCTCaaaaatgtggattttaaaGAGCTGATGATGGCCTATGGAGACCCGGATCACCTCCCGTGGTACGTGTCCCATTACGCTTTCTGGGTGGCAGCTATCCTGATGATCTCATGGCCGCTCAGGGTACTCATAGAGTATCGGACTGCTTATGTCCATTACCACGTGGAGAAGCTGCTGGGCCTGGAGTACACGGCGCCCGCGGCGGCGGAGGAGCCCTTGTACCGGTACCGCATGCCGCGGGACACCACGCAGGACAGCACCGAGCTGGAGTGGCACATCTGCACCAACCGGCAGCTGATCCCCAGCTACTCGGAGGCCATGCTGATGGACCTGGCCAACTCCCCGGCCTACAACAGCTACACGGTGTGTCGGTACGGCGACACGGCCCACGGCTGTGAGCGCTGCAACCGCgcctccagcacctcctccaTCTTCTCACGCCACGCTTTCCACAGCTGCAGCGGCAACTCCCGCCTCTCCCTCAACACCAGCCGCTTCTCCCTCTGCCGCATCCACGGCTCCCACAGGACAGGCCTCTGGAGGAgccgcagcagcagcattgCAGACCGGGGCTGCCAGGatgagcagtgctgctcctaCTCCAGCCAGCTGGCTGTCAACGAGAACCCCCCAACCTACCACGATGCCCGGTTCTTCCCTGTCCTGATTGTGCACAGGCCGGAGGGGCAGGACAGGCGGCATTTCTACATCAGGCGTTCCTCCTGCCTAGAAACCTCTCTGTGACAGGCCTCCATGGGACAGGGATTGCAGAGGTGACGCCGGTGGGGAGCCCGCAAGCGTTGGTCTCTACAGCAGGTCAGCAGGACAAATTTCAGCTCTTCCCCCTGCCATTGCAAGAGGACATAGAGACTCTGACCAACACTTAACCTCATTTCCAAGATTTTCTCCCCCTCCACCTGGTCTCCCATGTCTTTCATTCCCCATTCCTTTAACTCTTTCACTCCTCACCCTTTCTCAGCTCCTTGATTCCCTACCTCCCATTCCACCttcattctatttttttacatttcagtcaCAGCATTTGGTTGTTGTGGCTGCTGGAGGATTTTAAATGCTTGTGCTTTGCCAGTACATTTGCCCTCCTGGATGCTTTACAAGGTAAGAACCTCAGATAGAGCAAGGCACAAGGCACACGGCCAGCCAGAGTCAAGTCAGAAGGAGAATTCAGATCTGCAGGGGCTGAGTCACCTCCTGCAAATCCCAAACaaggtgctttttaaaaaattttattttctccagtctttttttcctcttcttctctcattctttctctcctttgttCATGTTCTTCTCCTCTCGCTTTACCCtcatcttccctttttttcagttctgtcacttctgctttccagtttttctggggttttgcCATGGATGTCTTCTTGTCTTTGAGGATGTCTTTCAAGGTGTAATTATGTTCCATCGGGCAAAAGTAAGGTATTCATGGCATAAATGTCACTGACTGCTCACACAGCCACAAATGAAGCCCCTGAGAAGTGCTGAGGACTTTCTTTCAGGAGCAGTGATGTACACCAATATAGCAAAATGCCCTTTgctcaccctgccctgcctggtcTGCAGCAGAGACgctgctgcatttccagctgtAGTGTACCTTGTTCGGCTCCACCCCAATAGCAATCGTTGAGAGCCATAATGTAGATTAGTGCCCTCTTAATGCCACTATTTTTAGGACAGTAGGCCTAGTTTGTGGTTGTTTCATTCCTTCttgagcacagcagcacaactTGACAAggggagagaggctggggagggaaaggtAAATATGGTATTAACCCTCCCACAGAGAGTCTGGAGCTGTTAGGAAGCTCTTCCACCCACAGTGTCTATTACAGCAGTTGTAGGACTGCCTACACTACCTTTCAGCTTTCTGTGTGCCCTGAGGAGGGCTTTTGGTCTGTAGCCCACTACACCTTCCCAGGTGAGATGTGGTGCCAcctcagccccaggcagggagcagagctgggagccagcCCTACTGGCCACTCCTGCTGGGGCTCCAGGCTCTTCCTGCAAGGCTTCCCCTGGAGCAGGTGTAGCACCTTCCAGAATTAGTGCCAGCCTCTCCAAATCCAGAAGGTGTCTGGTCCTGATGGAGCATTCCACTGCACTCTGAGCTGTGGGCTCTACCCACCCGGCCTGGCCCCCTCCGAGAGCCAGAGGCTGTCCAAGAACCTTGTGGCCACACTGAGGACCCACCAGGGACCTCACACCTGCCAAACCTCCATCCCACAGGGGATGGTTGTATGCTGAGCAAGCTCTCTACCATTTTGCCACATGGCTGGTGGAGATTGTTACCCACTCTGACTCACAGGAGAATGCAACACGATCGTAATACATACGGTCACTTTCAAAACCAGTGTTGTCACACCCTACCTTACAAGTAGGTAAGAAACTGGGCCCCAAGAGGGGCTGGCAACAAGTGCTTCCTCCCCAGTCCATTTTGTGTGTACCAACATGTATTATGAAATTCGTAAAGTCATACTGATATGTGTAGATTATATGTAACTCTGCATACTTATGTGGTGATTTCTTATGGCATTGACTGTTGCACCATGTTAAatacattttggttttgtttgatgaCTCTGTTTTGATGTGCTGTGTTTATTTCAACTCCAGAAATGGAAACATTGGCAATACCTGCCTAACCCGCTGCAAATGATGGCACCATCAGAAAGGTTTTCAAAATTCTTATGAGTTgatcttttttaatataaatacttCATGTGTGATTTATGTGACGTTTTCATTCTGACAGCTTGGCCTTTATCCCAAAAGACAGATAACACATATGATGTGTTAATTTATCACCtctaaaaaaaataaccagCCCAGACATGTGGAGGAACAATGTTTGGGCTTGGGGTGATGATTATGATTGGGCTGAGGCTTGaaacttagaaaaaaatccaaatttagaTCCACCATACAGTGACCCAATCCTAGTCTCCCTCGTCTACACCATGCCACATGCCACACCcagagacagagctgtga from Sylvia atricapilla isolate bSylAtr1 chromosome 6, bSylAtr1.pri, whole genome shotgun sequence includes the following:
- the LOC136363188 gene encoding transmembrane protein 151B-like, translating into MCRESHWKCLLLSILMYGCLGAVAWCQLARVTKLSFDSSFKGKSMIYHDSPCSDGYVYIPLAFLSMLYVVYLVECWHCHVKRELQYKADVDSVYECINRMQQATPCIWWKAISYHFVRRTRQVTRYRNGDAYTTTQVYHERVNTHVAEAEFDYSHCGYKDISKELLGLESYTATKLRFTKCFSFANIESENSYLTQRAHFFTEIEGLDDYMEVREGMQLKNVDFKELMMAYGDPDHLPWYVSHYAFWVAAILMISWPLRVLIEYRTAYVHYHVEKLLGLEYTAPAAAEEPLYRYRMPRDTTQDSTELEWHICTNRQLIPSYSEAMLMDLANSPAYNSYTVCRYGDTAHGCERCNRASSTSSIFSRHAFHSCSGNSRLSLNTSRFSLCRIHGSHRTGLWRSRSSSIADRGCQDEQCCSYSSQLAVNENPPTYHDARFFPVLIVHRPEGQDRRHFYIRRSSCLETSL